From a single Leptospira neocaledonica genomic region:
- a CDS encoding LIC10647 family lipoprotein produces MDSKRLNPDFFPKIITCCLFLIFSSCKSISGILDSVIINAGAEYTALDFFTHPANVQGIPVSKFSAPGSDTDTSVVSRDSTTTRAFYSIGSVPSRIPGTRDIKGFFSFLSGLAWSFNLTSPRTYRGNLINYPDDGRRYLAFDEYVSNQLFPLPPQLGRNMEYTYEDYQMYFTLYLGYYEGKNVNFGVGPIYGLAVYRMDIIEKEQRISSVKNQLQELKGLRLLFEYNIGQYFPDTILYNAYVFLEVTSFGDLDGKGLNIKNQVTTANGLPAPSLYMNMTTYRMGVRKELQLSKEPHKKEEGPAYPPLQNLPSAGLPPKEDTKSDSENPG; encoded by the coding sequence ATGGATTCAAAGAGACTAAATCCGGATTTTTTCCCCAAGATTATAACCTGCTGCTTATTTCTGATCTTCTCTTCCTGTAAGAGTATTAGCGGGATTTTAGATTCAGTCATTATCAATGCAGGTGCGGAATATACAGCATTGGATTTTTTCACCCACCCTGCAAATGTCCAAGGTATCCCTGTTAGCAAGTTCAGTGCTCCAGGTTCAGATACGGATACAAGCGTAGTTAGTAGAGACTCTACGACGACTCGTGCATTCTACTCTATCGGGTCTGTTCCGAGTCGGATCCCCGGCACAAGAGATATCAAAGGATTTTTCTCTTTTTTAAGCGGTCTGGCTTGGTCCTTCAACCTGACTTCACCCAGAACCTATAGGGGAAATCTGATCAATTACCCTGACGATGGAAGACGTTATCTTGCATTTGATGAATATGTTTCCAATCAATTATTCCCTCTTCCTCCTCAACTAGGAAGAAATATGGAATACACCTACGAAGATTATCAGATGTATTTCACACTATATTTAGGATATTATGAAGGGAAGAATGTGAACTTCGGCGTAGGCCCTATATACGGACTCGCGGTTTACAGAATGGATATTATAGAAAAAGAGCAGAGGATCTCCAGCGTCAAAAACCAATTACAAGAATTAAAGGGCCTTCGTTTATTATTCGAATATAATATAGGACAATACTTTCCGGATACAATCCTTTATAATGCATATGTGTTTTTGGAAGTAACCAGCTTTGGGGATTTGGATGGAAAAGGTCTAAATATCAAAAACCAAGTAACAACTGCGAATGGGTTACCTGCCCCTTCTCTTTACATGAACATGACCACTTACAGAATGGGGGTCAGAAAAGAATTACAACTTTCTAAAGAACCACATAAAAAGGAAGAAGGACCGGCGTATCCACCGTTGCAGAACCTACCTTCCGCAGGGCTTCCACCTAAAGAAGATACTAAATCAGATTCGGAAAATCCCGGATGA